In Phragmites australis chromosome 17, lpPhrAust1.1, whole genome shotgun sequence, the following are encoded in one genomic region:
- the LOC133897276 gene encoding la-related protein 1B-like produces the protein MSPAAGGAAPAQSAPEPNRAPARRDPPGQAEGADPANAVARKTAWSVPAPPPAAAASASAATPGGSIIGGDASWPALTESTRAWPKPASSDSLKSLSDGSGPSAQEDSIASPVPPHPVVEVNPISSGSNPISTPPPNAAAAASSQQNGATAQPNPVRRSGTNGGNNGGGSRGNGSSGGRRAASSSGGDGSSGSGGDGNWNDGSLGSGRGCNSSNGDGGINLNDNVSGGGTSGSGNDSSRNALGNNNWNNNIRGVGGSSSNSTGNGDGNNRSSGGSSNHWSNNARNSSGTSNGVGGRGGYRSRRDHERGGNFSPRNYPRVPIMPYQQQQQPPPVAYQPGPFPQPSAPPAAQFMVPPHFVPYVPPFAYRGDVQSYPLYFPPVEQFQNMHLVRPPMQPSWVPQDQPNLHEDIRMQIEFYFSTNNLCHDTFLRRHMNDQGWVPIDLILGFNRMRQFTGLVDTNYILDAIRGSEILEVQGNNVRRRNDWAEWLLH, from the exons ATGTCGCCGGCTGCTGGTGGTGCCGCGCCCGCGCAATCGGCGCCGGAGCCCAACCGCGCGCCGGCCCGCCGGGATCCGCCGGGCCAGGCGGAGGGGGCCGATCCCGCCAATGCGGTGGCGAGGAAGACGGCGTGGAGCGTGCCAGCGCCGCCCCCCGCCGCGGCAGCGTCGGCATCGGCGGCGACCCCGGGTGGCAGCATCATCGGTGGCGACGCCTCGTGGCCGGCGCTCACGGAGTCGACTCGCGCGTGGCCCAAGCCGGCGTCGTCCGACTCGCTCAAGTCCCTCTCCGATGGTTCCGGGCCGTCCGCGCAG GAGGATTCGATTGCTTCACCGGTGCCGCCACATCCAGTTGTGGAGGTTAATCCGATCTCCTCTGGCTCAAACCCTATCTCCACGCCTCCTCCTAACGCCGCTGCTGCGGCTTCTTCGCAACAGAACGGCGCCACAGCCCAGCCAAATCCAGTTCGGCGAAGTGGCACCAACGGTGGAAACAATGGAGGCGGCAGCCGTGGCAATGGTAGCAGTGGCGGTCGCAGGGCTGCCAGTAGTAGTGGCGGTGATGGGAGCAGCGGCAGTGGTGGTGATGGCAACTGGAACGATGGAAGCCTTGGTAGTGGCAGGGGTTGCAACAGCAGCAATGGCGACGGTGGCATCAACTTAAATGATAATGTCTCTGGCGGTGGCACCAGTGGAAGTGGCAATGACAGCAGCAGAAATGCTCTCGGCAATAACAACTGGAACAACAACATACGTGGTGTTGGCGGTAGCAGCAGTAACAGTACTGGCAATGGTGATGGAAACAATAGAAGTAGCGGTGGCAGCAGCAACCACTGGAGCAATAATGCCCGTAACAGTAGTGGAACTAGCAATGGCGTCGGAGGTCGTGGTGGTTACCGGAGTCGCCGTGACCATGAGAGAGGAGGTAATTTCTCCCCTAGAAACTATCCCAGAGTTCCTATAATGCCAtaccagcagcaacagcagccgCCGCCGGTTGCCTACCAGCCTGGGCCTTTTCCCCAACCATCGGCGCCACCCGCTGCCCAATTCATGGTGCCACCACATTTTGTGCCATATGTTCCGCCATTTGCCTACCGTG GAGATGTGCAATCCTATCCTCTCTACTTCCCACCAGTGGAGCAGTTCCAGAACATGCATCTTGTTCGGCCACCAATGCAGCCTTCATGGGTTCCTCAGGATCAGCCAAATCTCCATGAGGATATTAGGATGCAGATAGAGTTCTATTTTAG CACAAATAATTTATGCCATGATACGTTCTTGAGGAGACATATGAATGATCAAGGATGGGTACCTATCGACCTAATCTTGGGTTTCAACCGG
- the LOC133897287 gene encoding cytochrome P450 71A1-like — MESTATATMSALRRSLLLPCTTSMQATLLLVLLLVIIVSCVLRLGARRSKKFADDAHHLPPSPWRFPIIGNLHQIGRLPHRSLRALAAAHGPVMLLRLGQVPAVIVSSADAAREVMQAQDHVFANRPSLAIPRRLLYGCADIAFAPHGPYWRGVRKMAVRHLLSPSRVRAYRTVREQEVEALVQRVQYESRGGGVVRLSELLSDFAKDVAGRIVLGLRAAGDDGWRARIDALLEECNVLLATFHVGDYIPCLSWVSAVDGTDARVRRAFERIDRILDEIVDDAGRRTGTGPDMHDDAFVHVLLSLQKESAGTEWRISRDNVKALLEDLFGAGTEATIIVLEWAMAELLRDKGAMQRLQHEVRQAARSNYNSLITEQDLPAMRYLRAVIKETMRLHTPGPLLLPRESMQATRISERCDVPRNTMVIVNAWAIGRDPVAWESPEEFQPERFINSAVDFRGQHFQLIPFGAGRRMCPGVNLSMSVVELALANLMGRFDWALPKGEPELDMEEAPGCTSRKRAPLRAVALQR; from the exons ATGGAGAGCACAGCCACAGCCACCATGTCCGCCTTGAGGCGTTCGCTGCTCCTCCCATGCACTACGTCCATGCAAGCCACTCTCCTCCTTGTGCTGCTCCTTGTAATCATCGTGTCATGCGTGCTGCGACTCGGTGCTCGTCGCAGCAAGAAATTCGCTGATGACGCGCACCACCTGCCGCCCTCCCCGTGGCGATTCCCTATCATCGGCAACCTCCACCAGATTGGCAGGCTCCCGCACCGCTCCCTGCGCGCGCTCGCCGCGGCCCATGGCCCCGTCATGCTCCTCCGCCTCGGCCAGGTGCCTGCCGTCATTGTCTCCTCGGCGGACGCGGCGCGGGAGGTGATGCAGGCGCAGGACCACGTGTTCGCCAACCGCCCGTCGCTCGCCATCCCGAGGAGGCTCCTGTACGGCTGCGCCGACATCGCCTTCGCGCCGCACGGCCCCTACTGGCGCGGCGTTCGCAAGATGGCCGTGCGCCACCTCCTGAGCCCGTCCAGGGTGCGGGCCTACCGCACCGTGAGAGAGCAAGAGGTGGAGGCGCTCGTCCAGAGGGTGCAGTACGAatcccgcggcggcggcgtagtgCGTCTGAGCGAGCTCCTGAGCGACTTTGCCAAGGACGTGGCCGGGCGGATCGTGCTCGGGCTGCGCGCCGCCGGGGACGACGGGTGGCGTGCCAGGATAGACGCGCTGTTGGAGGAGTGCAACGTGCTGCTCGCCACCTTCCACGTCGGCGACTATATCCCGTGCCTGTCGTGGGTGAGTGCCGTCGACGGCACGGACGCCAGAGTGAGGAGAGCGTTTGAGAGAATCGATCGGATCCTCGACGAGATCGTGGATGACGCTGGCAGGAGGACGGGAACAGGACCAGACATGCACGACGACGCATTCGTGCATGTGTTGCTGTCGCTGCAAAAGGAATCAGCCGGGACAGAGTGGCGCATCAGCAGAGACAACGTCAAGGCGCTCTTGGAG GACTTGTTCGGAGCGGGGACAGAAGCGACGATCATCGTCCTGGAATGGGCCATGGCAGAGCTGCTCCGCGATAAGGGAGCCATGCAGAGGCTGCAGCACGAGGTAAGGCAAGCCGCGAGAAGCAACTACAACTCCCTGATCACCGAGCAAGATTTGCCAGCAATGAGGTACCTGAGAGCCGTGATAAAGGAGACGATGCGGCTGCACACGCCAGGGCCCCTGCTGCTCCCCCGCGAGTCCATGCAGGCCACGCGGATCAGCGAGCGCTGCGACGTCCCGAGGAACACCATGGTGATCGTGAACGCGTGGGCCATCGGCAGGGATCCGGTGGCATGGGAGTCGCCGGAGGAGTTCCAGCCGGAGAGGTTCATCAACAGCGCGGTGGACTTCCGGGGCCAGCACTTCCAGCTGATACCATTTGGCGCCGGCCGTCGGATGTGCCCGGGGGTCAACCTCTCCATGTCCGTGGTGGAGCTCGCGCTCGCGAACCTCATGGGCCGGTTCGATTGGGCGCTGCCAAAGGGAGAGCCGGAGCTGGACATGGAGGAGGCACCCGGCTGCACGTCGCGGAAGAGGGCTCCGCTCCGTGCCGTCGCTCTGCAGCGCTGA